In Myxococcota bacterium, the DNA window TCGCGGATCGCTCGGAAGTCGGGTCGGTCCGCTCGGCCCTCCGCTGCCAGCTCTGCCTCGCGCAGCGCGAGGAGTCCGGGCACCAGCTCTCCCGAGCGTCGCCAGAGTCGTCGCCAGCGGCCTTCCGCATCGGGCGGGGCGAGGGCGTCGATTGGGTGGAGCTGCAGCAAGCGCTCGATCGCGACGACCCGCTCGCGTGCCACCCGCAGCCGGCGCAGGATCCGGACCACCCGGGTTCCCCGCAGCCAAGCGGCGAGTCGCAGGGTCGGGTCGGGGGGCAGGGCGGCCACCACCGCCGCCGCATCGTCGCGGACGCCGGGCGCCAACGCGCCTTCGATGCCCGCGCGTCGCAGCAGGGAAAGGCCCGCGGCGACGTGCTCGCCCTGGAGCAGGGCGCCGAGTTCCGCACGGAGCGGGGCGGCCGGGGCTTTCGACAGCGCACCGACGGCGTCGGGGAGGGCGGCTTCGAGGTCCGGCGCGAGGGCCCAACCCTCGGTGGCCACGAGGCGCACCGCGCGCAGGGCGCGCAGAGGATCGCGGGTGAGGCTCACCGCCGGGTCTTCCGGGCTGGCGAGGCACCCGGCCGTCGCGTCCGCGACGCCCTGCCACGGGTCTTCGAGCTGGCCGCGTGCATCGAGGGCGATCGCATGGCAGCGGAAATCCTGCTCGGCCAGCTGGGCAGCGAGGGAGCGCTCGGGGGGTGTGGGTCGCAGGTCCACCGGCCCGACCGGCGTCGTCAGGCGCCAATGGCGGGCGCCGACCCCCGCGACCGCCGTGGGGAACAGGGGGAGGAGCGCCTCCGAAGAGGCCGTCGTGAGCACGGCGTACCCGGGGCTCGGCTGGTTCCGCCAGAGGGCGAGGGCGCCGCGTCCCACCACGTGCGCCCGGGCGCCGTGGGCCTCGAGGGTCTCCAGGATCGCCGCTAACGCAGGCGGCAGGGAGACCGGCCGGGGGGCGCTCATGCGCGGCAGTGTACAAGTCGATGAATAGGGTGCCCGCGCGCCCGCGGGTGGGGAGGATCCGTGACCCAGAGCCCTCGCGATCCGTCGCGTTCGAACACCGCATCGACTGCCCGCCTGGGTGCGAGCCATGGCCTCACCCTGGCCCACGCCGCGCTGCCGGCTTCGGGCCGGGGACCGGGCGTCCTCGTCCTGTCGGACGGTGCGATCGAACGTCGGGACGGGGATCTGCTGGCGGATGCGTGTCGCCGCCTGACCCGGCACGGCTTCGTCGCGCTGGCGCCACGCCTGCCCGAGGTCGATGCCGACGCGCTCCATGACACCGAGCGCCGCGTCGTCGACGCGGGCATCGAGCAACTCTTCAACGAAGACGCGACCGAGGGAAGCCGGGTCGGCGTCATCGGATTCGGACGGGGCGGGTGGCTGGCGCTCGAAGCCGCGGCCCGCGGAGCCCGTGTGGGGCTCGTGGTCCAGGCCGGGGGCGGATCCTCGGGAGAGTCGGAAACCCTTCCCCTGGCCACCCTCGAGGCGCCCGTGTTCTCGGTGTTCGGTGAGAAGGATCCCCTGGTCGAGGCGGGGCGGGCTTCGGAATGGCTGCGGCGGATGCGCGACGAGGGGATCGCCAGCGAGCTGCGGGTTCAACCCGGGGCCGAGGCGGTGTTCTTCGATCCGGTGCTCGCCGATCGCTTCGACGCGGTGGCCGCCCAGGGCTTCTGGGACGCCGCGCTCGCCCGGCTGCGCGCCGAGCTCTAGAGGCGACGCCCCGGCGATCGCCGGGATGGCGGGTGGGGCTACGCTCCGTGATTCGCTCCTCTCGAGGCGGGCGCCCTTCCGAGCGGAGACGCTGACTGGCGCCAGGATGGCCCGATGTCCGCGCACCCGAATTCCCCGTCCAGACGTTCCGGTCACAGAGGTTCCGGCGACACCGGTTCCGGCGACCATGCGTCCCGCGCGGATCGAGACTCCCGTCGGGAAGAACGGTCCCTGCAGGAGATCGTGCCGAGCGGACGGCGGCTGGCGGAAGAACCCGACTGGGAGCGCTGGCTTCCCGGACCGGCCCGGGAGTTGCTGGCCGAGATGGACGGGCGCGTCGCGCGCATTCCGACGCGGTTGAACGAGTACGGCATCGATCGTTTCGGCTTCGATCCCAGCGTGGCGCGGTACGCGATGGCGTTGATGGCCTGGGTGTACCGGCACTACCTGCGCGTCGAGACCCGCGGCGTGGAGAAGGTGCCGCAGGGGCGGGTGCTCCTGATCGCGAACCACGCCGGCAACACCTTCGCGTGGGACGGCGCGATGCTCGCGACCTCCCTGTTCCTCGAAGGGGAGCCGCCGCGGGTGGTGCGTGGCATGGGCGAGTACTTCCTGCCGACGATTCCCTTCTTCAACGTGATGATGCACCGCATGGGGAGCGTGGTCGGTCGCCCCGAGAACTGCGTCCAGCTCCTGGAAGAAGAAGAGGCGATCATGGCCTTCCCGGAGGGTGAGCGCGGCTTCGTGAAGACCTTCGACCAGCGCTACCAGCTGCAGCGCTTCGGGCTCGGATTCGTGCGACTCGCCCTCGAGACCGGCACCCCGATCGTGCCGGTCGGCATCGTGGGCGCCGAAGAGCAGTCGCCGGGGCTCGCGAACCCGCGCTGGATCGGACGCCTGTTCGGTTCGCCCGCCTTTCCCATCACACCGACGTTCCCCTGGCTCGGCGCGCTCGGAATGCTGCCGTTTCCGGTGAAGTTCCATCTGCACTTCGGTGCTCCGATCTTCTTCGAGGGCGACGCCAACGAAGACGACGCGGCGATCGAGGAGCGCGTCGAGATGGTGAAGGCCGAGATCCGCCGGCTCATCTCGGACGGGCGCGCCGCGCGCAGCAACTGGTTCTTCTAGCGGGCCTGGCCGGTGGCCTATGCTGCCCGGCCGAGGAGGACCCCGATGGAGATCCACGGCCACTGCGCCCCCGAATTCGAACCCGTCCGCGACGCCTTTCGCGCCAATTTCGAGCAGGGGCGCGAGGTGGGGGCCAGCGTCGCCGTCACCCGGGCGGGTCGTCCCGTCGTGGATCTCTGGGCGGGCGACGCCGCCAAGGGAGGGGCGCCCTGGCAGGAGGACACGATCGTCAACGTCTACTCGACGACGAAGACGATGGCCGCGATCAGTCTGCTGGTGCTGGCGGATCGCGGGGAGCTCGATCTCGATGCGCCGGTCGCGCGCTACTGGCCCGAGTTCGCCCAGAACGGCAAGGACGACGTGCGCGTCTCCCACGTGATGAGCCACAGCGCGGGGCTCTCGGGATTCGATCCGCCCCTCGCTGCGCCCGAGGAACTCTACGACCACGCCGCCATCGCCGACGGGCTCGCGCGACAGGCGCCCTGGTGGACGCCCGGGGACGGCTCGGGATACCACGCGGTGACCCAGGGCTACCTCCAGGCCGAGCTCGTCCGCCGCATCACCGGCGACACCCTGGGCGCGTTCTTCCGCCAGCACGTCGCGGAACCGCTCGGCGCCGATTTCCACATCGGGTTGCCGCCCGAACACGACGCGCGGGTAGGCGAGCTGGTGCCGCCCGAGGTCGCGCTCAATCAACGCGAGGGCGCGAAGGACTCGATCGCGATCCGCACCCTGCGCAGCTGCCCGGTGAACGGCAGCGAGCCCCGCACGACGGGCTGGCGTCGCGCCGAGATCCCGGCCGCAGGCGGTATCGGCAATGCGCGCGCCGTCGCGCGGATCCACTCGGCGCTCGCCTGTGGCGGCGCGGTCGACGGGGTGCAGCTGCTCTCGAAGCGAACCCTCGACCGGGTCTTCGAGGTACAGAGCGAGGGCACCGACCGGGTGCTCGGGGTGCCGATCCGGTTCGGTATGGGGTTCGGGCTCTTCGGCGGGGCCTTTGCGCTCACCTCCGGCGAGCGCGCCTGCTTCTGGGGCGGTTGGGGTGGCTCCCTCGCCGTGATCGACCAGGACGCCGAGCTCTCGGTCGCTTACGTCATGAACCGGATGGAAGCCGAGCTGCTCGGGGATCCGCGCGGGGGGAGCCTGGTTCTGGCCGCCTACAAGGCGATCGGGCAGGGGTGAGATTCGTCCTCAAGTGGACCGGGCGCCCAGCCGAATGCGTTCTTGCCCATGAATGCACTCCACCGAGCCCTCCCCCGAAGCAACCGCGGCCGGCGTGGTTTCACGCTCGTCGAACTCATGATCGTGGTCGCGATCATCGGGGTTCTCGCCGCGATCGCCATCCCGAACTTCCTGCGCCACCAGATGAAGACGAAGACGAGCGAGGCGAAGGCGAATCTCGCCGCGATCCGCGCCGCCGAGATCGCCTATCTCGCCGAGTACAACCGCTTCGTCTCGGCGGACGTCGCGCCTGTCGTCGCCGCCGGAAACAGCACGAACTCCTTCACGCCCAACGCCGGCTACGCGGCGATGGGGTGGGCGCCCGAGGGCAACGTGTTCTTCACCTACGGCGTCAACACCGATGCCGCGGGGACGATCTTCCACGCGACGGCCCACGGCAATCTCGACGCCGACGCCACGGCCCAGATGTGGCACTACCGCACCGGGAACATCGACTCGAAGACCCACCTAGGGCAGGGGCCGACGACCTGTGCGGGAACGGCGGGGTCCGTCGACTCGGTCGAGCCCTGCGACAACGTCTCGGGCCGGAGCGTCTTCTAGGTCGCCCAGCACACGGCGCTGCCAGCCGGGTTGCGCGCTTCGCGCACGCAGCGACGGCTGTTGCTTGCGACGCCTGCGCCACAAGCCGAGACCGAGCATCCCGCCGGCGATCAGCAGGGCCGAGCTCGGTTCGGGAACGTCCTGACGCACGCGCGTCGCGATGTCTCCGGGCAACACCGGGCGCACCGCGAGCATGGCCTCCGGGGCTGCGCTCGCGGGGCTGCTCAGCACGATCGCGGTTGCGACGAGGGGTCCCAGGCGTTGGATCCGCATGGTCCGGTCCATCGGTATTTCCGCGTAGCGGCTTGATCCACAAACCCGCAGGCGTGCCGGGACGTCCGCGAGATCGTTGGGTTTTCCCCAGCCCCGAAGCAGGGCGCCGACGCCGCCTGGGAGAAGCGCTATGCCTGGGCCATGCAACCGCGTGTCTCTCTCCTCGTCGTGGGCGTCCTGATCTTCCTGGCCAGCAGCCTCACGGCGTCGGCCGAAACCCAAGGCGACGACCTGCTGGGCCGCTACTGGTTCCCCGACAAGACGGGTCAGGTGGAGCTGCTCCGCGAGGGGGATCGCTACGTCGGGCGCGTGGTCGCCTACGACGAGCCCGAACAGCTCGACGAGAACAACCCGGACCCAGCGCTCCAGGGCCGTCGCTTCGTCGGGATCGATATGTTCTGGGACTTCCGCTTCGATCCGGGCGAGGGCCAATGGGTCGACGGGCGGATCTACGACGGCAACAGCGGCAGCACCTACGCGTGCTACCTCTGGTTCGAGGACGGTGACACCAGTGTGCTGTGGGCGCGCGGGTACATCGGGATCTCACTCCTCGGCCGCACCGAACGCTTCGAGCGGGTCACGACGCCGTAGCGAGGAGGCGCGCGGATGTCGTCCTTCACCTGGGTCGAACCGACACCTCCGTGCGTAGACTCCTGGGTTCCGCGCTGGGGCTGCGGGCCTGCGCTGCTGCGTGACCCTGCCGCGTTCTTCCGTCGGAGCCGCGCGCGTCTCGGGGACACCTTTGCACTGGAGCCCTTCGGCTACCCGCTCCTGTGTGTGTTCTCGCCCGAAGGCATCCGGGGCCTGTGGGCGCTCCCCGAGAAGGTGGCGAGCAAAGGCGCGGCCGACTTCGCTCTCTTGCGGCACAAGGTGCCCGACGAGCTCTTCGCCGGGCGCCGCACCTTCCCCCACGGCCTGTTCGCGCGCGACGACGTGGATGCCTATCGGCGCAACCTCGAAGGGGCGGTCGGCTTGCAGCTCGAGGAGCTGCGCGGGGGAGGGGACTTCGAGGCGTTCGCGTGGGCACGTCGCTTGGGGCACCGCGTCGGGCTGGCGTCCTGGGCAGGCGCGGAGGCGGCCTCTCCCCGCTATCTCGACCGACTCGTGCCCCTGCTGGACCGCCTCGACAGCTCGGAATCCTTCGTGCACCCCGAGCGGGCCTTCTGGACGATCGCGACCGGGAAGCGCGCCGAGCGACGCGCCCTCGGTGAGCTCGACGCGATCCTGGGAGAACTCGCCGCGCGCGCCGATGCGAATCCCGACGGACCCGACGATCTCTTCGCGCGCATCCGTGCGGCCTGGTCGGACGTCGAGGGCCCCGAGCGCCTCCAGGGCATCGCGCGTGACGTGGTGCTGGTGCACATGGGCTCCCAGTCGAACCTGTTTGCAGCGCTCGCCTGGACGCTGGTCCACCTGCTCGAGCGTCCGGCCCTGCTCGAACGGGTGCGCGAGGGGGACGACGCCCTCCTCGAGCGCTGCGCCCACGAGTCGATCCGGCTACGACAGCGATCGATGATCCTGCGTCAGGTCCTGCGACCGGCCGAGCTCTTCGACGGTCGACACACCTATCAGCTGAAGCTCGGCGCGTTCGTGGCCACGGTGCTGTCGGTGACCAACGACAGCGTGTTGTCTGGCCTGGAGCACTTCGACCCCGACCACTACGCAGGTCGGCGCTTCACCCGGGCCGACGAACTCGAGGCGACAGAGAGCGTCACCACCTTCGGCTTCGGCGCACACAGCTGCCCGGCCCAGGGCTTTGCGATCCTCGCGATCCGCCACGCGGTGGGCGAACTGCTGCGGCGATTCGAGCTGGAGCCGCGCTTCAGCGAGCCGAAGCCCCTGCGGCGCCAGCTCGGCGGGGTCGCGCGCGCCGATCGTCCGTGTCGGGTCGCCTACCGGCTTCGCTCGGACGCCGCGTCCCGGACGAGGTGAATCGGGTCGCGTCCGTCCACGTTGCCGAGGGCGAAGAGCAGGCTGTACCCGAGCATGCGCTGGATACGCTCGGAGAACTGGGCGGCGACCGCCGGAGGCGTGGCGACGGTGAGGTTCTCGAACTGCCGCAGCCAGGGCTGGGTGTAGATCACCGAGACACCCAGGCGCGGCGGTCCTTCGCGGTGGGCGCCGCCGCCGTGGAGCACGCCGCCGAGGTAGACCAGAAGCGAGCCGGCGGGCATCTCGACCGAGACGATGTCCTCGGATTCGGGCTGGCGATCGGGGCCCCAGCGGTGACTTCCGGGGACGAGGCGGGTCCCGCCGTTCTGGGAGGTGAAGTCCTCGAGTGCCCACATGCCGCTGATGCCTTGGGGGGCTCGCGGGCGGGGCGGTGCGCCGGCGTCGTCGTCGCAGTGGAGGTCCTGGGCGGCTTCGCCCGACTGGATGTGGACCGCCTGCAGGCTCGATAGCAGGAACCCGGGCGTCAGGGTCGCTTCCGCGAAGCCGAGCAGCGCCGGGTGTTCGACGAGCGCAGCCATCTCGGGGCATTTCGTGAGCAACGCGTAGACGCGCTGGGTGCGCAGGCCTTCGAAGGGACGCCGCCCGGTCGGATGCACGTCGAGAAGCGGCGCGAGGACCGCGCGAAACGACGCCACCCGCTCGGGTGCGAGCAGGTCGGGCAGGACGCAGTAGCCGTCTTCGCGCAGCGCCGCGAGCGCGCGCGGATCCGGGGCCGACGCGCCGTCGCTCATCGCGATGTGGCAGCGCCCCGCACCCAACACTCGGAGAAGCCGCGGAAGCTCGGGTTCACGGCGTAGCTTTGGCCGCGATCCCCCGGCTCGAGGTGCGGGTAGCGATCGAGGAGCGCGGCCAGGGCCTCGGCCGCTTCCAGTCGGGCCAGATGGGCGCCCAGACAGAAGTGGCGACCGCCCCCGAACGCGTGGTGATGGACGTCCTCGCGTTCGATGTCGAAGCGATCCGGGTCCGGGTACACGGCGGGGTCGCGGTTGGCGGCCGCGAGCGACACCGAGAGCGACTCGCCCTGGCCGATCTCGACCCCGTCGATGACCAGATCTTCGTGGGCGATGCGGCCCGAGTTGGTGACCGGCGTGTCGTAGCGGAGCACCTCCTCGACGGCGTTCTTCATCAGGTCGGGGCGCGCCCGGAGCTTCTCGAGCTGGTCCGGGTGGCGCAGCAGGGCCATCACCGCGTTGCCGATCAGGTCGGTCGTGGTGAGGTTGCCGGCGAGGAGCAGCAGATTGCACTGCAGCACGATCTCGTGATCGGTGAGTCGGTCGCCGTCGACCTCGGCCTCGACCAACGCGGTCACCAGGTCGTCGCCGGGCGTTCGTCGGCGAGACTCGATCTCCTCGAGGAAGAAGGCGCCCAGGGCCTCGCGGGCACGTTCTGCGATCGCGACGTCTCCCGGTTCCGCGGCCGGGTTGAAGGACACGGCGATCATGGCGTCGCCCCACGACTTGAAATCTGCGTGGCGATCCGGATCGACCCCGAGCAACTCGGCGATGACGATCGTCGGGATCGGACCCGACACCGACGAGACCAGCTCGAATTCGCCCTCGGCGGGGAGCGCGGCGATCGTACGCTCGGCCACCTCCCGTGCCCGGTCGCGCCAGCGCTCCACCGCGCGCGGTGTGAACGGATGTCGCACGAGCTCTCGGAGCCGTCGGTGCCCGGGTTCGTCCATCAAGAGCATCGAGGGTTCCTCGTCGCCCTGTCCGAGGAACTCGCGGGTGAAGCTGCCGGGCCGCCCTTTGCGGGGATCGCTCCAATAGTGGGGGTTGCGGAGGATCGCGGCGACGTCGTCGTGACGCGTGAAGACATAGCGCTGCAGCTGCGTGTCGAAGTGGATCGGCTCTCGGCGCCGGAGCTCGGCGAGGACGGGGTAGGGGTCCTCGCGGAACTGCTTGTCGAGAACCGAGAGCTGGAGGCCGGTGGGGACGGGCGATTCCATGGATCCTCCCTTCGAGACGCAGAGGAGACGCTAGCCCAGTCGCTTCTGCCCAGGCTGGCGTCCTCGCCGTCGGCAGTTCATGCTAGAGGACCGTCCCTGGCACGAGGAGGCTCCCGATGACGGCCCTGTCCATTCAGCCGCTTCCCGCGGTCGGTGCCGAGGTGCGTGGCGCTCAGTTGGCGCAGGGCCTCGACGAAGCGGCTTTCGGCCGAGTGCGCGACGCCTTCGCCGAGCACGGGCTGCTCTTCTTCCGCGACCAGACGCTGGCGGAGACGGATCACATCGCGTTCGCCGAGCGCTTCGGCAAGATCAACGTCAATCGCTTCTTCGCCGCCCATCCCGACCACCCCCAGATCGCGCTCGTCGCCAAGGAACCCGAGCAGAAGCAGAACATCGGTGGCGGTTGGCACACGGACCATTCCTACGACGAGGAGCCGGCGCTGGGCTCGATGCTGGTGGCGCGTGAACTGCCGCCCGAGGGTGGCGATACCTGGTTCGCCGGGATGTACGCCGCCTACGACGCGCTCTCCGACGAGCTGAAGGAAACCGTCGAAGGGCTGCGCGCCGTCCACTCGGCACATCACATCTTCGGGACACGGGCCGACGTCTACCGAGGCGACGCCCGCGATCGGATCGGCAACGCGTCGGCCGCCGACGATCTGCACGACGTCACCCATCCCGTGGTGATCCGTCATCCGCTATCGGGCCGACGGGCGCTCTACGTGAACCCGGGCTTCACGATCGGAATCGCAGGCTGGGAGCCCGAGCCCGCCAAAGAGCTGCTCGGCAAGCTCTACCGGGTCGCCA includes these proteins:
- a CDS encoding dienelactone hydrolase family protein; protein product: MTQSPRDPSRSNTASTARLGASHGLTLAHAALPASGRGPGVLVLSDGAIERRDGDLLADACRRLTRHGFVALAPRLPEVDADALHDTERRVVDAGIEQLFNEDATEGSRVGVIGFGRGGWLALEAAARGARVGLVVQAGGGSSGESETLPLATLEAPVFSVFGEKDPLVEAGRASEWLRRMRDEGIASELRVQPGAEAVFFDPVLADRFDAVAAQGFWDAALARLRAEL
- a CDS encoding lysophospholipid acyltransferase family protein; translated protein: MPSGRRLAEEPDWERWLPGPARELLAEMDGRVARIPTRLNEYGIDRFGFDPSVARYAMALMAWVYRHYLRVETRGVEKVPQGRVLLIANHAGNTFAWDGAMLATSLFLEGEPPRVVRGMGEYFLPTIPFFNVMMHRMGSVVGRPENCVQLLEEEEAIMAFPEGERGFVKTFDQRYQLQRFGLGFVRLALETGTPIVPVGIVGAEEQSPGLANPRWIGRLFGSPAFPITPTFPWLGALGMLPFPVKFHLHFGAPIFFEGDANEDDAAIEERVEMVKAEIRRLISDGRAARSNWFF
- a CDS encoding serine hydrolase domain-containing protein, coding for MEIHGHCAPEFEPVRDAFRANFEQGREVGASVAVTRAGRPVVDLWAGDAAKGGAPWQEDTIVNVYSTTKTMAAISLLVLADRGELDLDAPVARYWPEFAQNGKDDVRVSHVMSHSAGLSGFDPPLAAPEELYDHAAIADGLARQAPWWTPGDGSGYHAVTQGYLQAELVRRITGDTLGAFFRQHVAEPLGADFHIGLPPEHDARVGELVPPEVALNQREGAKDSIAIRTLRSCPVNGSEPRTTGWRRAEIPAAGGIGNARAVARIHSALACGGAVDGVQLLSKRTLDRVFEVQSEGTDRVLGVPIRFGMGFGLFGGAFALTSGERACFWGGWGGSLAVIDQDAELSVAYVMNRMEAELLGDPRGGSLVLAAYKAIGQG
- a CDS encoding DUF2147 domain-containing protein, giving the protein MQPRVSLLVVGVLIFLASSLTASAETQGDDLLGRYWFPDKTGQVELLREGDRYVGRVVAYDEPEQLDENNPDPALQGRRFVGIDMFWDFRFDPGEGQWVDGRIYDGNSGSTYACYLWFEDGDTSVLWARGYIGISLLGRTERFERVTTP
- a CDS encoding cytochrome P450, with protein sequence MSSFTWVEPTPPCVDSWVPRWGCGPALLRDPAAFFRRSRARLGDTFALEPFGYPLLCVFSPEGIRGLWALPEKVASKGAADFALLRHKVPDELFAGRRTFPHGLFARDDVDAYRRNLEGAVGLQLEELRGGGDFEAFAWARRLGHRVGLASWAGAEAASPRYLDRLVPLLDRLDSSESFVHPERAFWTIATGKRAERRALGELDAILGELAARADANPDGPDDLFARIRAAWSDVEGPERLQGIARDVVLVHMGSQSNLFAALAWTLVHLLERPALLERVREGDDALLERCAHESIRLRQRSMILRQVLRPAELFDGRHTYQLKLGAFVATVLSVTNDSVLSGLEHFDPDHYAGRRFTRADELEATESVTTFGFGAHSCPAQGFAILAIRHAVGELLRRFELEPRFSEPKPLRRQLGGVARADRPCRVAYRLRSDAASRTR
- a CDS encoding phytanoyl-CoA dioxygenase family protein, which codes for MSDGASAPDPRALAALREDGYCVLPDLLAPERVASFRAVLAPLLDVHPTGRRPFEGLRTQRVYALLTKCPEMAALVEHPALLGFAEATLTPGFLLSSLQAVHIQSGEAAQDLHCDDDAGAPPRPRAPQGISGMWALEDFTSQNGGTRLVPGSHRWGPDRQPESEDIVSVEMPAGSLLVYLGGVLHGGGAHREGPPRLGVSVIYTQPWLRQFENLTVATPPAVAAQFSERIQRMLGYSLLFALGNVDGRDPIHLVRDAASERSR
- a CDS encoding cytochrome P450; its protein translation is MESPVPTGLQLSVLDKQFREDPYPVLAELRRREPIHFDTQLQRYVFTRHDDVAAILRNPHYWSDPRKGRPGSFTREFLGQGDEEPSMLLMDEPGHRRLRELVRHPFTPRAVERWRDRAREVAERTIAALPAEGEFELVSSVSGPIPTIVIAELLGVDPDRHADFKSWGDAMIAVSFNPAAEPGDVAIAERAREALGAFFLEEIESRRRTPGDDLVTALVEAEVDGDRLTDHEIVLQCNLLLLAGNLTTTDLIGNAVMALLRHPDQLEKLRARPDLMKNAVEEVLRYDTPVTNSGRIAHEDLVIDGVEIGQGESLSVSLAAANRDPAVYPDPDRFDIEREDVHHHAFGGGRHFCLGAHLARLEAAEALAALLDRYPHLEPGDRGQSYAVNPSFRGFSECWVRGAATSR
- a CDS encoding TauD/TfdA family dioxygenase; protein product: MTALSIQPLPAVGAEVRGAQLAQGLDEAAFGRVRDAFAEHGLLFFRDQTLAETDHIAFAERFGKINVNRFFAAHPDHPQIALVAKEPEQKQNIGGGWHTDHSYDEEPALGSMLVARELPPEGGDTWFAGMYAAYDALSDELKETVEGLRAVHSAHHIFGTRADVYRGDARDRIGNASAADDLHDVTHPVVIRHPLSGRRALYVNPGFTIGIAGWEPEPAKELLGKLYRVATDARHVTRFRWEPGSVAFWDNRATWHWAQNDYHGHRRVMHRITIEGCALGA